The bacterium genome includes a window with the following:
- a CDS encoding DUF1272 domain-containing protein translates to MALEMRDKCEKCNRVLQVEGEAYICSFECTFCGDCTSQLMHICPNCGGELVLRPRRRGIRKPSAAS, encoded by the coding sequence ATGGCGTTAGAGATGCGGGACAAGTGCGAAAAGTGCAACCGCGTGTTGCAGGTGGAAGGTGAGGCGTATATCTGCAGCTTCGAGTGCACCTTTTGTGGAGACTGTACCTCTCAACTGATGCATATATGCCCAAACTGCGGGGGCGAACTTGTCCTGCGACCGAGGCGCAGAGGAATCCGTAAGCCTTCGGCCGCATCGTAG
- a CDS encoding serine protease, which produces MNPGSAILIAISLLGYASPLATAQEPDPSNAVFMVHITDRDPVFNSTTQEYRVHSYGFCTAFFIGAEGTAMTNSHCGARVVKDPDKYRMIAIVGTEWYDVQMICASHLPYDATTHPREVEFSKDVSEIKLIPSDAYAGKKTTFYYPIKELEMRPWATPHQGALPAFPFLVIDGHPQGDVRVVGFGQIGAIPEKWTARGVVEKFFRARDGTETFGIEMDNGRAQPGDSGAPVLNGQNRVVGLWTWHDTTKSNMGYAQSNSVLRNFCH; this is translated from the coding sequence ATGAACCCTGGGTCGGCTATTCTGATTGCCATTTCTCTTTTGGGATACGCCTCACCGCTCGCAACGGCTCAGGAACCTGATCCATCGAACGCAGTGTTCATGGTTCATATCACGGATCGTGACCCGGTTTTTAACAGTACAACGCAAGAATATCGAGTACATTCATATGGTTTCTGCACCGCATTTTTCATCGGCGCAGAAGGAACAGCAATGACCAACAGCCATTGCGGAGCGCGGGTTGTGAAAGACCCCGACAAATATCGGATGATTGCGATTGTAGGAACAGAATGGTATGACGTGCAGATGATCTGCGCAAGTCATCTTCCCTATGATGCCACAACGCACCCGAGAGAGGTCGAGTTTTCCAAAGATGTCTCGGAAATCAAATTAATTCCTTCAGACGCATACGCCGGAAAAAAGACGACATTCTATTACCCCATCAAGGAACTGGAAATGAGGCCATGGGCGACGCCGCATCAAGGCGCGTTGCCGGCCTTTCCGTTTTTGGTGATTGATGGTCATCCGCAGGGAGATGTTAGAGTGGTTGGGTTCGGGCAAATCGGGGCCATTCCTGAAAAGTGGACTGCCAGGGGGGTGGTGGAGAAATTCTTCAGAGCACGCGATGGCACCGAGACGTTCGGCATTGAGATGGACAATGGACGGGCGCAACCGGGGGACAGTGGCGCTCCGGTCCTGAATGGTCAGAACCGAGTCGTTGGTTTATGGACGTGGCACGACACCACTAAGAGCAACATGGGATATGCGCAAAGTAATAGTGTTCTGAGAAACTTCTGCCATTAG